A DNA window from Leptolyngbya sp. KIOST-1 contains the following coding sequences:
- a CDS encoding PhoH family protein gives MKKVFVLDTNVLLHDPMAIFRFEDNDVVLPITIIEELDRFKKGTADTGRNARYVSRTLDELRQRGSLVQGIDLEKGGTLKVALCHRDTLRQLPPELEGDQGDNAILAVAMEYRHHHDLPVVLVSKDTNLRIKADAVGLVAQDYETDKVDFDELYTGTLEVMTSAESISHLFSDGHLKLDVPLYPNQAVTLVDEANPTHTALALVQGSTGKLVPLAKLPHAGVSRVQPRNREQRFAFELLLQDSISMVTLVGKAGTGKTLLAIAAGVQKVADERLYSRLLIARPIVPLGRDIGYLPGDIREKLNPWMQPLYDNFDLIFGTQDMRGRPEHWRRGHEEMIDQGLLQIEPLTYIRGRSIPKQFLVVDEAQNLTPHEVKTILTRAGEGTKIILTGDPEQIDNPYVDASSNGLTYVVERFKGEALAGHITLTKGERSSLAERAAVLL, from the coding sequence ATGAAAAAAGTATTCGTCCTCGATACCAACGTATTGCTTCACGATCCGATGGCAATATTCAGGTTTGAGGACAATGACGTGGTGCTGCCGATCACCATTATCGAAGAGCTGGACCGCTTCAAGAAAGGCACCGCCGACACCGGTCGCAACGCCCGCTACGTGTCGCGCACCCTCGATGAGCTGCGTCAGCGGGGTTCGCTGGTGCAGGGCATCGATCTGGAAAAAGGCGGCACGCTGAAAGTGGCCCTGTGCCACCGCGATACCCTGCGTCAGCTGCCGCCCGAACTGGAGGGCGACCAGGGGGACAACGCCATTCTGGCTGTGGCCATGGAGTACCGGCACCACCACGACCTGCCGGTGGTGCTGGTCAGCAAAGACACCAACCTGCGGATCAAGGCCGATGCCGTGGGACTGGTGGCCCAGGACTACGAAACCGACAAAGTCGATTTTGACGAGCTCTATACCGGCACCCTGGAGGTGATGACCTCCGCCGAGTCGATTAGCCACCTGTTTAGCGACGGCCACCTGAAGCTCGATGTGCCGCTGTACCCCAACCAGGCCGTCACCCTGGTGGATGAGGCCAATCCCACCCACACCGCCCTGGCCCTGGTGCAGGGCAGCACCGGCAAGCTGGTACCCCTGGCCAAACTGCCCCACGCTGGGGTGTCGCGGGTGCAGCCCCGCAACCGGGAGCAGCGCTTCGCCTTTGAGCTGCTGCTGCAGGACTCGATTTCGATGGTGACCCTGGTGGGCAAGGCGGGCACCGGCAAAACCCTGCTGGCGATCGCCGCCGGAGTGCAGAAGGTAGCCGACGAACGCCTCTATTCGCGCCTGCTAATTGCCCGTCCCATCGTGCCTTTGGGCCGCGACATTGGCTATCTGCCCGGCGATATTCGCGAAAAGCTCAACCCCTGGATGCAGCCCCTCTACGATAACTTTGACCTGATCTTTGGCACCCAGGACATGCGCGGTCGACCCGAGCACTGGCGGCGCGGCCACGAAGAGATGATCGACCAGGGACTCCTGCAGATCGAGCCCCTGACCTACATTCGGGGGCGATCGATTCCGAAGCAGTTTTTGGTGGTGGACGAGGCTCAGAACCTCACCCCCCACGAGGTCAAAACCATCCTCACCCGCGCCGGAGAGGGCACCAAAATCATTCTGACCGGCGACCCCGAGCAGATCGACAATCCCTACGTCGATGCCTCTAGCAACGGCCTCACCTACGTGGTCGAGCGCTTCAAGGGCGAAGCCCTGGCGGGGCACATCACCCTCACCAAAGGGGAGCGCTCGAGCCTGGCGGAGCGAGCGGCTGTGTTGCTGTAG
- a CDS encoding GerMN domain-containing protein: MTPVWYFTMHYRNKLRQIPLAVVAGVATLVVASGGSVAWFTWRALNPAPPVAEFPSIDIETDPLLALPEVSAPVTTPNTTETAPKDPVAQPAPAEVTGQVYWLKDTGTGFDLVAQPVSITADASPSEQIAAVFGNLLSKSGDPSQQAFTTIPAQTRLNEASVEADGVHVDLSSEFESGGGSAAMMGRLGQVIYTATAFDPSAPVWISVDGKPLTLLGGEGLEVSQPMTRSEFNEGFEL, from the coding sequence ATGACCCCTGTTTGGTACTTCACCATGCACTATCGAAACAAGCTACGACAAATTCCCCTCGCCGTTGTGGCCGGGGTAGCGACCTTGGTAGTGGCCTCGGGCGGGTCTGTGGCCTGGTTTACCTGGCGGGCGCTCAACCCCGCTCCGCCGGTGGCAGAATTTCCCAGCATCGACATCGAAACTGACCCGCTGCTGGCTCTGCCCGAAGTCTCCGCCCCGGTGACAACGCCCAACACTACCGAGACAGCCCCCAAAGATCCGGTGGCCCAGCCCGCTCCAGCCGAAGTGACTGGCCAGGTCTACTGGCTTAAGGACACGGGCACAGGGTTTGATCTGGTGGCCCAGCCCGTCTCCATTACGGCTGACGCTTCCCCCTCCGAGCAAATTGCCGCCGTCTTTGGCAATCTGCTCTCCAAGTCCGGCGACCCCAGCCAGCAGGCGTTTACCACCATCCCCGCCCAAACCCGGCTGAACGAGGCCTCGGTCGAGGCCGACGGTGTCCACGTCGATCTGTCCAGTGAGTTTGAATCGGGCGGCGGCAGCGCCGCCATGATGGGCCGCCTGGGCCAGGTGATCTACACCGCCACCGCCTTCGATCCCAGCGCCCCCGTCTGGATTTCGGTGGACGGCAAACCGCTGACCCTGCTGGGCGGCGAGGGGCTGGAGGTGAGCCAGCCCATGACCCGCAGCGAATTTAACGAAGGGTTTGAGCTGTAG
- a CDS encoding ISAs1 family transposase produces MRRHWLLDGVEHLINAERWVGLKRVGLVEAERRILGQPPTIEQRYYLVSFDGDVQRFAQGVRSHWGIENQLHWVLDVAFHEDASRIRKDHAPANLAVVRHIALNLLRQDAFAKGGIKAKRLQAGWDNDYLIRLLSS; encoded by the coding sequence ATCCGCCGCCACTGGTTGCTCGATGGGGTCGAGCACCTCATCAACGCTGAGCGCTGGGTTGGCTTAAAACGCGTTGGCCTCGTGGAGGCTGAACGCCGTATCCTCGGTCAACCCCCGACCATTGAGCAGCGCTACTATCTCGTTAGTTTTGACGGCGATGTCCAACGCTTTGCCCAAGGGGTGCGCAGCCACTGGGGTATTGAAAACCAGCTCCACTGGGTGCTCGATGTCGCCTTCCACGAAGATGCCTCTCGAATTCGTAAAGACCACGCCCCCGCTAATCTGGCCGTCGTCCGTCACATCGCCCTCAATCTGCTGCGTCAGGACGCTTTTGCCAAAGGGGGTATCAAGGCTAAACGCTTGCAAGCAGGATGGGATAATGACTACCTAATTCGGCTACTCTCCTCCTGA
- a CDS encoding proline--tRNA ligase yields MRLSQMLFVTLREEPAEAEIPSHKLLLRAGYMRRIASGVYAYLPLLWRVLNKISDIVREEMNATGAQECLLPQLQPAELWRESGRWDTYTKAEGIMFSLVDRRQQEVSLGPTHEEVITAVARDMIRSYRQLPLHLYQIQTKFRDEIRPRFGLLRGREFIMKDGYSFHTDEASLKETYQEMYTAYSAILRRCGLEFRAVDADSGAIGGSGSTEFMVLAEAGEDEVLYTEDGQYAANVEKAVSHPVEAVPSTFSTFEKLDTPNTPTIESLAQFLKCSPTQIVKNVLYQAVFDNGKTVLVLVSIRGDQDVNEVKLTNELTKLAANYGGTAVIALEVPDPEAQRQWAAKPLPLGYIAPDLGDDYIEGGKAVEPKFLRLCDRTASDLENFVTGSNESGYHTVGGNWGQEFTRPNLVVDVRKAAAGDRALHDPGQTLQTARGIEIGHIFQLGTKYSQALGATYTSESGAEQPLVMGCYGVGVSRLAQAAVEQSYDKNGIVWPVAIAPYQAIVVIPNMGDDLQVEAAKAIYKELLAVGVEALLDDRDERAGVKFKDADLIGIPYRIVTGRALGDGKVEVVERATGIVQEVALAEVVALVKGWIDEELLASR; encoded by the coding sequence ATGCGTCTATCCCAAATGCTGTTTGTCACCCTGCGGGAAGAGCCAGCCGAGGCTGAAATTCCCAGCCACAAGCTGCTGCTGCGGGCGGGCTATATGCGCCGCATTGCCAGCGGGGTCTACGCCTACCTGCCGCTGCTGTGGCGGGTGTTGAACAAAATTTCCGACATTGTGCGCGAGGAAATGAACGCCACTGGAGCCCAGGAGTGCCTGCTGCCCCAGCTCCAGCCCGCCGAGCTGTGGCGGGAGTCGGGCCGGTGGGACACCTACACCAAGGCAGAGGGCATCATGTTCTCCCTGGTCGATCGCCGCCAGCAGGAGGTCAGCCTTGGCCCCACCCACGAGGAGGTGATCACCGCCGTCGCCCGCGACATGATTCGCTCCTACCGGCAGCTGCCCCTGCACCTTTACCAGATTCAGACTAAATTTCGCGATGAGATTCGGCCCCGCTTTGGGCTCCTGCGCGGCCGCGAGTTCATCATGAAGGACGGTTACTCCTTCCACACTGACGAGGCCAGCCTGAAGGAAACGTACCAGGAGATGTACACCGCCTACAGCGCCATTCTGCGCCGCTGCGGGCTGGAGTTTCGGGCCGTAGATGCCGACTCGGGGGCGATCGGCGGCTCGGGCTCGACCGAGTTTATGGTGCTGGCTGAGGCGGGCGAGGACGAGGTGCTCTACACCGAAGACGGCCAGTACGCCGCCAACGTGGAGAAGGCGGTGTCCCACCCGGTCGAGGCGGTGCCCTCCACCTTTAGCACGTTTGAAAAACTCGACACCCCCAACACCCCCACGATCGAGTCGCTGGCCCAGTTCCTCAAATGCTCGCCCACCCAGATCGTCAAGAACGTGCTGTACCAGGCGGTGTTTGACAACGGGAAAACGGTGCTGGTGCTGGTCAGCATTCGCGGCGACCAGGATGTCAATGAGGTGAAGCTTACCAACGAATTGACCAAGCTAGCGGCCAACTACGGCGGCACCGCCGTGATCGCCCTGGAGGTGCCCGACCCGGAGGCCCAGCGCCAGTGGGCCGCCAAGCCCCTGCCTTTAGGCTACATCGCCCCTGACCTGGGCGATGACTATATTGAAGGCGGCAAAGCGGTGGAACCCAAGTTTCTGCGGCTGTGCGATCGCACAGCCAGCGACCTGGAAAACTTTGTCACCGGCTCCAACGAATCGGGCTACCACACCGTGGGCGGCAACTGGGGCCAGGAGTTCACCCGGCCCAACCTCGTGGTGGATGTGCGCAAGGCGGCGGCGGGCGATCGCGCCCTGCACGACCCCGGCCAAACCCTGCAAACGGCGCGAGGCATCGAGATCGGCCATATCTTTCAGCTTGGCACCAAGTACTCCCAGGCCCTAGGGGCCACCTATACCAGCGAGAGCGGGGCCGAGCAGCCCCTGGTGATGGGCTGCTACGGGGTGGGGGTGTCGCGCCTGGCCCAGGCGGCGGTGGAGCAGTCTTACGACAAAAATGGCATTGTCTGGCCGGTGGCGATCGCCCCCTACCAGGCGATCGTGGTGATCCCAAACATGGGCGACGACCTCCAGGTGGAAGCGGCCAAGGCGATCTACAAAGAGCTGCTGGCGGTGGGGGTTGAGGCGCTGCTGGACGATCGCGACGAGCGGGCCGGAGTCAAATTTAAAGACGCCGACCTGATCGGCATTCCCTACCGCATTGTCACCGGACGGGCCCTGGGCGATGGCAAGGTCGAGGTGGTCGAGCGGGCCACCGGCATTGTGCAGGAGGTGGCCCTGGCCGAGGTCGTTGCCCTGGTCAAGGGCTGGATCGACGAAGAACTGCTGGCCAGCCGTTAG
- a CDS encoding host attachment protein: protein MTRFLVAVVDGAKARFLTLEPLDAPELESGPDLIERCELFNPAIEMAGQDLWANTKTGRNRGSGSRGHSYDDHRGNHLVEFERRFAQAIGAQMDTLVATYDLNTLILVAEPQILGLLRDCLAGVNGRLQVQELAKDLCKLTPRQLQEYLAQRGLLPTRQVAIAAGRSRRA from the coding sequence ATGACACGCTTCCTCGTCGCCGTAGTGGATGGTGCCAAAGCCCGGTTCTTAACCTTAGAACCCCTGGATGCCCCCGAGTTGGAGTCCGGTCCAGACCTGATCGAGCGTTGCGAGCTGTTCAATCCAGCCATAGAAATGGCGGGCCAGGACCTGTGGGCCAACACCAAGACCGGCCGCAACCGGGGCAGCGGCAGTCGGGGCCACAGCTACGACGACCACCGGGGCAACCATCTGGTGGAATTTGAGCGCCGCTTTGCCCAGGCCATCGGGGCGCAGATGGATACGCTGGTGGCGACCTACGACCTCAACACTCTGATCCTGGTGGCAGAACCGCAAATTTTAGGCCTGTTGCGCGACTGTCTGGCGGGGGTAAACGGGCGGCTGCAGGTGCAGGAACTGGCCAAAGACCTGTGCAAGCTGACGCCGCGTCAGCTGCAGGAGTACCTGGCCCAGCGGGGGCTGTTGCCGACCCGCCAGGTGGCGATCGCCGCTGGGCGCTCCAGACGGGCCTAG
- a CDS encoding DUF2993 domain-containing protein: MELITIILSTLLGVVATGGVVVDTLAAAALRDQLAGAETLQVRIDNVPNYQLARGRIDHTRIAARGVETRQLPGLRISSIDIEADPVAVDLGRLQQGELVLDEPAQAALRLRLKDEDLNAFLQSALVQGWLGTLQFSLPGAVGSREQNRYGLANPSLEFLEGDRFRIVVDLQDRVTQENTAIVVNLGLTALNGHRFALVDPSITVDGEETPPQLLESIVQGAQERLTLRRLEALGVVARVINFKVRDNELDIAIFARIEPDSPLLTRQPAPAAVPPAP, encoded by the coding sequence ATGGAACTGATCACCATCATTCTCTCGACCCTGCTGGGGGTCGTGGCCACCGGGGGCGTCGTGGTCGACACCCTGGCCGCAGCGGCCCTGCGGGATCAGCTGGCCGGGGCCGAAACTCTCCAGGTGCGGATCGACAATGTGCCCAACTATCAGCTGGCCCGCGGCCGCATCGACCACACCCGGATTGCCGCCCGAGGGGTAGAAACCCGCCAGCTGCCGGGACTGCGGATCAGCTCCATCGACATTGAAGCCGACCCGGTGGCGGTCGATCTGGGGCGGCTGCAGCAGGGCGAGCTGGTGCTGGATGAACCGGCCCAGGCCGCCCTGCGCCTGCGTCTCAAAGACGAGGATTTGAATGCCTTCCTGCAGTCGGCCCTGGTGCAGGGCTGGCTCGGTACGCTGCAATTCAGCCTGCCCGGAGCCGTAGGCAGTCGCGAGCAAAACCGCTACGGCCTGGCCAACCCCTCGCTGGAGTTTCTAGAGGGCGATCGCTTCCGCATTGTGGTTGACCTCCAGGACCGGGTTACCCAGGAAAACACCGCCATCGTTGTTAACCTGGGGCTGACGGCCCTCAACGGCCATCGCTTTGCCCTGGTCGATCCCAGCATTACTGTGGACGGTGAAGAAACTCCGCCCCAGCTGCTGGAGTCCATTGTGCAGGGGGCCCAGGAACGTCTCACCCTGCGGCGTCTGGAGGCCCTCGGCGTGGTGGCCCGCGTGATCAACTTCAAAGTCCGTGACAATGAGTTGGATATTGCTATTTTTGCCAGAATAGAGCCAGACTCACCGCTGTTAACTCGGCAGCCAGCTCCAGCAGCTGTCCCCCCCGCCCCCTAG